In Pseudomonadota bacterium, the following proteins share a genomic window:
- a CDS encoding Zn-dependent hydrolase codes for MTSTSAPSLRPRVARLAGAALAALAVFTAPSMSVAESMSIDQRLAMYTPFTLTADLADLSDRQKAVIDRLIRAAAIMDGLFWRQACCEREPFLKSIDDEKARAFARINYGPWDRLNGLEPFLDGVGEKPAGARFYPADLTEEEFANAALPGKDGLYSLVRRGEDGALSLVPYHVAYRAELTEAAGLLREAAALAEDPAFANYLRLRADAFLTSDYQPSDLAWMDMKSNRIDVVIGPIETYEDQRYGYRAAFEGYVLLKDMAWSARLARYAKFLPALQDGLPVPAAYRAETPGSDAELNAYDVIYYAGDCNAGSKTIAINLPNDEQVQLAKGTRRLQLKNAMRAKFDKILLPISELLIAEDQRQHITFDAFFGNTMFHEVAHGLGIKNTLDGKGTVRSALLETASAIEEGKADILGLYMITRLHAMNELPDSHLMDNYVTFLAGIFRSVRFGASSAHGRANMIRFNFFEQAGAFTRDEETGAYRVDFDRMQLAMTELSRRLLMLQGDGDVEGTRKLLNDFGVIKPQLQADLDRLSTAGIAVDIIFEQGREVLGLQDLKLPSAPAISSGDAH; via the coding sequence ATGACCTCGACTTCCGCGCCCTCGTTGCGGCCACGCGTTGCGCGCCTGGCGGGCGCCGCTCTCGCCGCTCTGGCCGTGTTCACCGCGCCGTCGATGAGCGTCGCCGAGTCGATGAGCATCGACCAACGCCTGGCCATGTACACGCCGTTCACGCTCACGGCGGATCTCGCCGACCTGAGCGATCGGCAGAAGGCGGTGATCGATCGGCTCATCCGCGCCGCGGCTATCATGGACGGCCTGTTCTGGCGCCAGGCCTGCTGCGAGCGAGAGCCCTTCCTGAAGTCGATCGACGATGAGAAGGCGCGAGCCTTCGCGCGCATCAACTACGGTCCCTGGGATCGCCTCAACGGCCTGGAGCCGTTCCTCGACGGCGTCGGCGAGAAGCCGGCGGGCGCCCGATTCTATCCGGCTGATCTGACCGAGGAGGAGTTTGCCAACGCCGCATTGCCGGGCAAGGACGGGCTGTACTCGCTGGTCAGGCGGGGCGAGGACGGCGCCCTCTCCCTGGTGCCCTACCACGTGGCTTACCGCGCCGAGCTGACCGAGGCCGCCGGCCTGCTGCGCGAGGCCGCCGCGCTGGCTGAGGATCCGGCCTTCGCCAACTACCTGCGCCTGCGCGCCGACGCCTTCCTCACCAGCGACTACCAGCCGAGCGACCTCGCCTGGATGGACATGAAGTCCAACCGCATCGACGTGGTGATCGGCCCCATCGAAACCTACGAGGACCAGCGCTACGGCTACCGCGCGGCCTTCGAAGGCTACGTGTTGCTCAAGGACATGGCGTGGAGCGCCCGCCTCGCCCGCTACGCGAAGTTCCTGCCGGCCCTGCAGGATGGATTGCCCGTGCCCGCGGCCTACCGCGCGGAGACGCCCGGCAGCGACGCGGAGCTCAATGCCTACGACGTGATCTACTACGCCGGCGACTGCAACGCGGGCAGCAAGACCATCGCCATCAACCTGCCCAACGACGAGCAGGTGCAGCTGGCCAAGGGCACCCGTCGCCTGCAGCTGAAGAACGCCATGCGGGCGAAGTTCGACAAGATCCTGTTGCCCATCAGCGAGTTGCTTATCGCCGAAGATCAACGCCAGCACATCACCTTCGATGCCTTCTTCGGCAACACCATGTTCCACGAGGTGGCTCACGGGCTCGGCATCAAGAACACGCTGGACGGCAAGGGCACGGTGCGCAGCGCCCTGTTGGAGACGGCGAGCGCCATCGAAGAGGGTAAGGCGGACATCCTCGGCCTCTACATGATCACCCGTTTGCACGCGATGAACGAGTTGCCCGACAGCCACCTGATGGACAACTACGTGACCTTCCTCGCGGGCATCTTCCGCAGCGTACGCTTCGGCGCCTCCAGCGCCCACGGCCGCGCCAACATGATTCGCTTCAATTTCTTCGAGCAGGCCGGTGCCTTTACCCGCGACGAGGAGACGGGCGCTTACCGGGTCGACTTCGATCGCATGCAACTGGCGATGACCGAACTCTCCCGCCGCCTATTGATGCTGCAAGGTGACGGCGACGTCGAGGGTACGCGCAAATTGCTAAACGACTTCGGCGTGATCAAACCCCAGCTGCAGGCGGATCTGGATCGTCTGTCGACGGCGGGGATTGCGGTAGACATCATCTTCGAGCAGGGGCGCGAGGTGCTCGGCCTACAAGACCTGAAGCTGCCATCCGCTCCCGCCATCAGCAGCGGCGACGCGCACTAG
- a CDS encoding divergent polysaccharide deacetylase family protein, with the protein MLLSLASLTTWAQEAPAVAFVIDDMGYVLDEVDQVLALDGPVAVAVLPDTPYAAAVATRAGDGGREVLLHQPMAPRSGERNPGPRVLTLQMSARELDAMLTENLARVPGAVGVNGHMGSLLTTHADVMREVMRILRRRGDDLFFLDSFTHPESVGLRQARRHGLPTTRRDVFLDHDPSEGAVREQLDRLRRLARERGSALAIGHPGTPTLRLLRTAIPTLREEGFQVLSVRELIALQSRQAERTPDELALARGREALILSAETADERP; encoded by the coding sequence TTGCTTCTGTCACTCGCGAGCCTCACTACTTGGGCCCAGGAGGCCCCTGCCGTCGCGTTCGTCATCGACGACATGGGCTATGTGCTCGACGAGGTCGACCAGGTGCTCGCCCTCGACGGGCCGGTCGCCGTCGCCGTACTCCCCGACACCCCCTACGCGGCCGCCGTCGCGACTCGCGCGGGCGATGGGGGCCGCGAGGTGCTGCTGCATCAGCCCATGGCGCCGCGAAGTGGCGAGCGAAATCCCGGCCCGCGCGTGCTTACCTTGCAGATGTCCGCGCGGGAGCTGGACGCCATGCTCACGGAAAACCTGGCGCGTGTGCCCGGGGCGGTGGGCGTGAACGGCCACATGGGCAGCCTGCTCACCACCCACGCCGACGTCATGCGCGAGGTGATGCGGATACTGCGCCGGCGCGGTGATGATCTGTTCTTTTTGGATAGCTTCACCCACCCTGAGAGCGTCGGCCTTCGCCAGGCGCGTCGGCACGGCCTGCCAACCACACGTCGCGATGTCTTCCTGGACCATGACCCCAGCGAGGGCGCGGTGCGCGAGCAGCTGGACCGCCTGCGTCGTCTGGCGCGCGAGCGCGGGAGTGCCTTGGCCATCGGCCACCCAGGCACACCCACCCTGCGACTCCTGCGCACGGCCATCCCGACGCTGCGTGAGGAGGGTTTTCAGGTGCTGTCCGTTCGCGAGCTCATCGCACTGCAGAGCCGGCAGGCGGAGCGCACGCCGGACGAGCTGGCGTTGGCGCGCGGGCGTGAGGCGCTTATCCTCTCGGCCGAGACGGCTGACGAGCGCCCCTGA
- a CDS encoding S41 family peptidase codes for MKTRATLLLLVGALLGGTLALAPIGFAERGASADAPRALPWEQARLLAEVLERVQRDFVDDVDEAQLIEGAIRGLVSELDPHSAFLDAEQYREIRISTTGSYSGVGLEVNEVDGHIIVVTPMEGTPAEAAGIQPGDELTAIDGESVVGVGLSETVTRMRGSPGSEVVLDFERGEGEREHLSRALRRTNIAVASVRSQLLEPGFGYLRISQFSATTARDTNRALATLSQTNEGPLNGLVLDLRNNPGGVLEAAADVADAFLESGLIVSADGRVPEARFSMNAHPGDQLDGAPIVVLVNGGTASASEIVAGALKDHERGVVIGKQTYGKGSVQTVMPLSAGRAIKLTTSLYYTPSGASIHERGIEPDIVVSADGSRPLTPTSDVIEDMLRKDDEVLQKGLIHLKGLSRQRASVIATRTDAS; via the coding sequence ATGAAGACCCGCGCCACCCTACTGCTGCTCGTCGGTGCATTGCTCGGCGGCACCCTCGCCCTTGCGCCCATCGGCTTCGCCGAACGCGGCGCCAGTGCCGATGCGCCGCGCGCCCTGCCCTGGGAGCAAGCGCGGCTGCTGGCGGAGGTGCTCGAACGGGTGCAGCGGGATTTCGTGGACGATGTCGATGAGGCGCAACTCATCGAGGGCGCAATTCGCGGGCTCGTCTCCGAGCTCGATCCCCATTCGGCCTTCCTCGACGCTGAGCAGTACCGCGAGATTCGCATCAGCACGACGGGCAGCTATTCCGGCGTCGGCCTCGAGGTCAACGAAGTGGATGGCCACATCATCGTCGTGACGCCGATGGAGGGCACGCCCGCCGAAGCCGCGGGCATTCAACCCGGCGATGAGCTCACGGCGATCGACGGCGAGTCGGTAGTCGGCGTCGGCCTCAGCGAGACCGTGACGCGCATGCGCGGCAGCCCCGGCAGCGAGGTCGTGCTCGACTTCGAACGCGGTGAAGGTGAGCGTGAGCACCTGAGCCGCGCCCTGCGCCGGACCAACATCGCCGTCGCCAGCGTGCGCTCCCAGCTGCTTGAGCCAGGCTTCGGCTATCTTCGAATCTCCCAGTTCAGCGCTACCACGGCGCGCGATACCAACCGCGCCCTGGCCACACTTTCGCAGACCAACGAGGGGCCCTTGAACGGGCTGGTGCTGGATCTGCGCAACAACCCTGGTGGCGTGCTCGAGGCGGCGGCAGACGTGGCCGATGCCTTCCTGGAGTCGGGTCTGATCGTGTCCGCCGATGGCCGCGTGCCCGAGGCGCGCTTCAGCATGAACGCCCACCCTGGCGATCAGTTGGATGGTGCGCCGATCGTTGTGCTCGTCAACGGTGGCACGGCCTCCGCCTCGGAGATCGTGGCGGGTGCGCTGAAGGATCACGAACGCGGCGTCGTGATCGGCAAGCAGACCTACGGCAAGGGATCGGTGCAGACCGTCATGCCGCTGTCGGCAGGGCGGGCGATCAAGCTCACCACCTCGCTCTACTACACGCCGTCCGGCGCCTCCATCCACGAGCGCGGCATCGAGCCGGACATCGTGGTGTCGGCGGACGGATCGCGTCCCCTCACGCCCACCAGCGATGTCATCGAAGACATGCTGCGCAAAGACGATGAGGTGCTGCAAAAGGGACTCATCCACTTGAAGGGCTTGAGCCGGCAGCGCGCATCGGTCATCGCCACGCGGACCGACGCTTCCTGA